A window of Exiguobacterium sp. Helios genomic DNA:
AACTTGAGGGAGTTGCCGCGAATGTTCGATTTAACGGATTGGACAATCCGTATTACTGGGCAAAAATGACGGGTGGTATATTTGGAACAGGGACGGGAGAAGAATTCGAGGATCTGTCGTCCGGATATACACCGCTCTGGATCAAACGTGAAGAGCTGATTCATTTACCGGTTCGTCCGACATCGCTTGTACAAAAATTGACGAAGATGACGGAACGTTTTTATGATATCGAGCTTATAGATAATTGAGGTTTTAGTTGAAATAAACAGGGAAAAAGTATAGTAAGACAATGAGGTAGTCCTGGACTGCCTCTTTTTTATGAAGGGGAGATGATGATGGCGCATACACGTGATCCTAAAGGGTTAGCCCTTAATCTAAAGCAACGCATGTCCGATCACAACATTACGGATTACGCAGGAACGTTAGCTTATTATTGGTTCTTATCGATTTTTCCAGGCATTATTTTTGTTATTTCAGTATTATCATTCTT
This region includes:
- a CDS encoding NUDIX domain-containing protein, producing the protein MPIQRSAIILINEADEVALIRRDKPGETYYVFPGGGREAGATLEETAIREAHEELGVDVELEGVAANVRFNGLDNPYYWAKMTGGIFGTGTGEEFEDLSSGYTPLWIKREELIHLPVRPTSLVQKLTKMTERFYDIELIDN